A genomic window from Lotus japonicus ecotype B-129 chromosome 1, LjGifu_v1.2 includes:
- the LOC130728047 gene encoding cationic peroxidase 1-like produces the protein MAEPSSFSMTFPSLKLRFYFFIFLCFNIGIVSAQLSSDFYSTTCPNVLSTIKTEVDTAVNNEARMGASLLRLHFHDCFVQGCDASILLDDTSNFTGEKTALPNANSVRGFDVIDTIKSKVESLCPGVVSCADIVAVAARDSVVALGGTSWTVQLGRRDSTDASLSLANSDLPAFSLNLSDLITAFSNKGFTAKEMVALSGSHTIGQAGCITFRTRIYNETNIDSTFATSLQANCPSTGGDTNLSPIDTTSQNSFDNAYYKNLQSQKGLFHSDQELFNGGSTDSDVNGYSSDSASFLTDFANAMVKMGNLSPLTGSNGQIRTDCKKVN, from the exons ATGGCTGAGCCTAGTTCATTCTCTATGACCTTTCCATCCTTGAAACTTCGCTTCTACTTCTTCATATTCTTATGCTTTAATATTGGTATAGTCTCAGCTCAATTATCCTCTGATTTTTACTCCACAACTTGTCCAAATGTGCTTTCAACCATTAAGACAGAAGTGGATACTGCTGTGAACAATGAGGCTCGTATGGGAGCATCCCTGCTCCGTCTCCATTTCCATGATTGTTTTGTCCAA GGATGTGATGCATCAATATTGTTGGATGACACATCGAATTTCACAGGTGAGAAGACAGCTCTTCCGAATGCAAATTCTGTGAGAGGTTTTGATGTAATAGACACCATCAAGTCTAAAGTGGAGAGCTTGTGCCCTGGTGTTGTCTCTTGTGCTGATATCGTTGCTGTAGCAGCTAGAGACTCAGTTGTAGCT CTTGGAGGAACAAGTTGGACAGTGCAATTGGGCAGAAGAGATTCAACCGATGCAAGTTTAAGTTTAGCAAACTCAGATTTGCCCGCTTTCTCTTTGAATTTAAGTGATCTTATCACTGCATTTTCTAACAAAGGCTTCACAGCTAAAGAAATGGTTGCTCTATCAG GATCTCACACAATTGGCCAAGCTGGCTGCATAACCTTCAGAACAAGAATATACAACGAAACCAACATCGACTCCACCTTTGCAACATCATTGCAAGCAAACTGTCCCAGTACAGGTGGTGATACTAATTTGTCCCCAATTGACACCACCAGTCAAAACAGCTTCGACAACGCTTACTACAAGAACTTGCAGAGCCAAAAGGGTCTCTTCCACTCAGATCAAGAGCTCTTCAATGGAGGATCCACAGACTCTGATGTAAATGGTTACAGCAGCGACTCTGCGAGTTTCTTGACCGACTTTGCCAACGCCATGGTTAAAATGGGGAACCTCAGCCCCCTCACTGGCTCTAACGGCCAAATTAGGACCGACTGCAAGAAAGTCAActga